GATATTTTACAACAGCCACCTATATTTTCAGCATTAAAAAAAGATGGCGTTCGTCTTTACGAACACGCGAGAAAAGGTGAAACTGTGGATATTCCTAAAAGGCAAGTACATATTTCAGCATTCGAAATAACCAATATCGATATGCCAAATGTAGAGTTTAGAGTAACGTGTAGTAAAGGGACTTATATTAGGAGCTTGGCTAATGATTTTGGAAAGGCATTACAATCTGGAGGACATCTTAGTGTGTTAAGACGTACTAAAATAGGGGACTTTAACGTTAATGACGCGTTAAAAATAGAAGATTTTGCACGGTTATTGCCTGATTTTGAGGAGAATTAGTGTTTTTAAGAATTATATTTACACACTTGAATTTAACGAACTCACATAAAGCCCTTTTATTGTCCATAGCATTTGTGGGCGTATTAATAATTGCATTGTTCAGTTTTAAAATGAACCAGGAACAAAAGCAAAAAGAATTACTTATGGAGTTAGATATAGAAGAACAATTAGCTCAAATTAAAGAGCAGGAAGAACTACCTCCAAAACCACAAACAACTAAAATCACAAAGTCTGTTACCAATGAAGCGTTTAACGAAAGCGAGCAAGTTACAGATGAAGATTTTGAAAGTAGGATGCAAGACATTATTGAGCGTAATGCAGAACAACGTGAAGCTTTAGAAAGCTCTAACTCTTCAGGTTCTGCAGATTTAGATAGTGGTCAAGGCAATGCTAAAGAAACTAGTAAGCCAATCTCTAAAGCAGATGCAAAGCAGACAACTTCTAAATATAAAAGTAACAGAAGAAGTAATATTTCTTATTACTTACCTACTAGAGACAAAATTAAGATACCTAACCCAATATACACGTGTGATCAAGAAGGTACTGTTGTTATAAATATTACTGTAAATGAATACGGGTTGGTTACAAAAACAGACTATAATAGGTCTCAATCAACGACTAGTAACGGGTGTTTGGTAGATGAAGCATTATATTATGCAGAACGTGCTCGGTTTAGTGAAGACGCTTCAAAAGACAATCAAAAAGGTACAATTACGTACCAATTTCAGAATTAATTAAGCTAAAATAATCTTGGGCTCCAAAAGCGTTAAGAAGTCGTTTATTATAGTTTCTCCTTTATCTTTATTATACCAAACCTGTAAGTGCTCTTTAAATTCAGGATCTAAAGCACCGTGTAACGCTTTGTAGTCTGCTACCATTTTTGTGGCAACAGATGGTCTTGGTCCCCAATCTGCATCAATACTATCTGTAGCTTCATTATATAAAATAACCTTTGGAATTGCCTTCCCACCATTGGTTAAGAAACAGCTCATAAGTTCAGGATGTTCATCTCTTAGTACAATCTTTAAGTTGAAATTAGAATTGAGTTCCACAATTTTTTGAATTACAGGTAAAATTTGAGCAGCATCTCCACACCAACCTTCAGTAATAACTAAAAACGTAATAGGTGTTTTAAAGGCTTCAAATTTTTGCTGTGCCTTTTCAGAAATTTTAATGGTCTTACCAAGACGCTTCATACGTCTGTCATTTAACACGCTGTAATCTAACAATGCTTCAGTTTGTTCATTTCCTGTAGACTTGTTTTGAAGTATTAAGTTAGACACCAATGTTCTATAAGTGTCATAAGACATTCCTGTTTTTAAACTTTCTTTTACTATTTGAAGCACTGCTGAACTCATAATCACTAATTTTTATAATCTGTCGGTAAGCCTTATTTTTACTTACTCACAATTTATAATAAAGATATGGAAAAGCATCGCTGTGGTTGGTGTATAGGAGATCCTTTGTATGAGGCTTATCACGATTTAGAATGGGGTGTTCCTTTGTATGACGAAGACCAGTTGTTTGAGTTTCTTATCCTAGAAACATTTCAAGCGGGTTTAAGTTGGATAACCATCCTTAGAAAGCGTGAAAATTTTAGGGCTGCATTTCAAAACTTTGATTATAAAAAAATAGCGCAATATAACTCAACAGACATTGAGCGTCTTATGGCAGATGCTGGTATTGTAAGAAACAGATTGAAAATAAAGGCCACCATAACTAATGCCCAACAATTTATGAAGGTGCAAGATGAGTTTGGTAGCTTTTCAAAATACATTTGGGGTTTTGTAAACCATAAGCCAATACAAAATGCCGTTAAGCATTATAAAGAAGCACCAGCAAACACACCTTTAAGCGATACTATAAGTAAAGATTTAAAACAACGCGGATTTAAATTTGTAGGTTCAACCGTAATTTATGCACATATGCAAGCCACAGGAATGGTGAATGATCACGAGGTTAATTGTTTTAGGTATAACGAAGTTAAATTATAAATGAATACAAT
This region of Croceibacter atlanticus HTCC2559 genomic DNA includes:
- a CDS encoding thioredoxin family protein produces the protein MSSAVLQIVKESLKTGMSYDTYRTLVSNLILQNKSTGNEQTEALLDYSVLNDRRMKRLGKTIKISEKAQQKFEAFKTPITFLVITEGWCGDAAQILPVIQKIVELNSNFNLKIVLRDEHPELMSCFLTNGGKAIPKVILYNEATDSIDADWGPRPSVATKMVADYKALHGALDPEFKEHLQVWYNKDKGETIINDFLTLLEPKIILA
- a CDS encoding DNA-3-methyladenine glycosylase I, which produces MEKHRCGWCIGDPLYEAYHDLEWGVPLYDEDQLFEFLILETFQAGLSWITILRKRENFRAAFQNFDYKKIAQYNSTDIERLMADAGIVRNRLKIKATITNAQQFMKVQDEFGSFSKYIWGFVNHKPIQNAVKHYKEAPANTPLSDTISKDLKQRGFKFVGSTVIYAHMQATGMVNDHEVNCFRYNEVKL